In Vibrio sp. FE10, the following are encoded in one genomic region:
- a CDS encoding NADPH-dependent FMN reductase, which yields MKVIAFGASTSSTSINKTLATYAANLIEGAEVKVLNINDYNVPMFSEDTEKEIGQAEGAQAFLRDLAEADAFVISFAEHNGHYPAAYKNLFDWTTRIERSVFGEKPAVYLATSPGPGGAQTVLGAATGSAPYFGGNVKASLSVPSFYDNFDFESGSISNEEIAAQIKDAIAKL from the coding sequence ATGAAAGTTATCGCATTCGGCGCAAGCACCAGCTCTACCTCTATCAACAAAACTCTAGCAACTTACGCAGCTAACTTGATTGAAGGTGCTGAAGTCAAAGTTCTAAACATCAACGATTACAACGTTCCTATGTTTAGTGAAGACACTGAAAAAGAGATTGGCCAAGCGGAAGGCGCTCAAGCATTCTTGCGTGACCTAGCAGAAGCGGATGCATTTGTTATCTCTTTCGCTGAGCACAACGGCCACTATCCTGCAGCGTACAAAAACCTATTTGATTGGACGACACGTATTGAACGTTCAGTGTTTGGTGAGAAGCCTGCGGTTTACCTAGCGACATCACCAGGCCCAGGTGGCGCACAAACGGTACTTGGCGCAGCGACAGGTTCAGCGCCATACTTTGGCGGTAACGTTAAAGCATCGTTGTCAGTACCTAGCTTCTACGATAATTTTGATTTTGAGTCGGGTTCAATCAGCAATGAAGAGATTGCCGCTCAAATTAAAGACGCGATTGCTAAGCTGTAA